Proteins encoded together in one Herpetosiphonaceae bacterium window:
- a CDS encoding toll/interleukin-1 receptor domain-containing protein — protein MTFNVFVSYAREDSGFALQLARDLKASGVPVWVDQWDISAGVSWPHAIQEALRACTHFLIVLSPYSVASTEVHNELNYVLGKGKHILPVLYAPCEIPYRIQSLEYVDFTTGRQQYQDAVGKLIRLFSTTTRLPPVAPPAARPAPPPGGTVAQPGRRTCALSTVLVGVIALAVVAGACWFVVPQVSGVLAGWLGNRCDNPQELTASAPGGPWSSGDVSGVELVVDGVELSNDGGTSTIHMTAKNNTNQAVRLFLFGRFTVIDNFNTTYEADPFSSSWPDEVPACEVVSGDILLESPLDPNGSPFRATFTNVAIGWGTRDIGVRDIDPQ, from the coding sequence ATGACTTTCAACGTCTTCGTCAGCTATGCACGGGAAGATAGCGGCTTTGCCCTGCAACTGGCGCGCGATCTCAAAGCCAGCGGCGTGCCCGTTTGGGTCGACCAGTGGGATATTTCCGCTGGCGTCTCGTGGCCGCACGCGATCCAGGAGGCGCTGAGAGCATGCACGCATTTTCTGATCGTGCTGTCGCCGTACTCGGTAGCCTCGACGGAGGTGCATAACGAGCTGAACTATGTGCTCGGCAAAGGCAAGCACATCTTGCCGGTGCTGTACGCTCCCTGCGAGATCCCATATCGCATCCAGTCGCTTGAGTACGTCGATTTCACGACCGGTCGGCAGCAGTATCAGGATGCGGTCGGAAAGCTCATCCGGCTTTTCTCGACCACAACCCGGTTACCGCCTGTGGCTCCGCCCGCCGCGCGGCCAGCGCCCCCGCCAGGTGGTACGGTGGCGCAGCCGGGACGCCGGACATGCGCGCTCTCGACGGTGTTGGTCGGCGTGATCGCGCTGGCGGTGGTTGCGGGGGCTTGCTGGTTCGTTGTGCCGCAGGTCAGTGGTGTGCTGGCTGGCTGGCTTGGGAATCGATGTGACAATCCTCAAGAGCTAACGGCCTCTGCTCCGGGCGGCCCGTGGTCGTCGGGCGATGTGAGCGGCGTTGAGCTGGTGGTCGATGGCGTCGAGCTTAGCAACGATGGCGGCACGTCGACGATTCATATGACCGCTAAAAATAATACCAACCAGGCGGTCAGGCTCTTCCTGTTCGGGCGTTTTACTGTGATCGATAATTTCAATACAACCTACGAGGCTGATCCATTCAGCAGCTCGTGGCCGGATGAGGTTCCGGCGTGTGAGGTCGTATCCGGCGATATTCTGCTGGAGAGTCCGCTCGATCCAAACGGATCGCCGTTTCGCGCGACGTTTACGAATGTAGCGATCGGTTGGGGAACGCGCGATATTGGGGTTCGGGATATCGACCCGCAATAA
- a CDS encoding carboxyl transferase domain-containing protein, with the protein MPIIHSHIDTRSEEFKRNAEHNESLARELRERLAEAREGGKAEARTRHESRGKLFVRERIERLIDPDTAFLELSPLAAYDVYEDDVPAAGIVTGVGRVAGQEVMIVANDATVKGGTYYPLTVKKHLRAQEIAQQNYLPCIYLVDSGGAFLPLQAEVFPDREHFGRIFYNQAQMSALGIPQIAAVMGSCTAGGAYVPAMSDEVVIVKGTGTIFLGGPPLVKAATGEEVTAEELGGADVHTRLSGVADYFAEDDEHALALVRQIVSTLNRRKPQPWTLAVPEEPRYDPRELYGILPADTRKQYDVREVIARIVDGSRLDEFKARYGTTLVCGFAHIMGMPIGILANNGILFSESALKGTHFIELCASRGIPLLFLQNITGFMVGKEYENGGIAKDGAKLVMAVSNAQVPKFTVMIGGSFGAGNYGMAGRAFSPRLLWMWPNSRISVMGGTQAANVLLTVRRDGLRAKGKDLSPEEQQQFMQPILDKYEAEGNPYYSTARLWDDGILDPVDTRMALALGLSMAANAPLLPTQWGVFRM; encoded by the coding sequence ATGCCAATCATCCATTCGCACATCGATACGCGCAGCGAAGAATTCAAACGCAATGCTGAACATAACGAGAGCCTGGCGCGTGAGCTGCGCGAGCGGCTGGCCGAGGCTCGCGAGGGCGGCAAGGCCGAGGCCCGCACCAGGCACGAGTCGCGGGGCAAGCTCTTTGTGCGCGAGCGGATCGAGCGCTTGATCGATCCCGACACGGCGTTTCTTGAGCTATCGCCGCTGGCGGCCTACGACGTGTACGAGGACGACGTTCCCGCCGCCGGGATCGTCACGGGCGTAGGTCGGGTGGCAGGCCAGGAGGTGATGATCGTCGCCAACGACGCGACGGTCAAAGGCGGCACCTACTACCCGCTGACGGTCAAAAAGCACCTGCGGGCACAGGAGATCGCGCAGCAAAACTACCTGCCGTGCATCTATCTGGTGGATAGCGGCGGCGCGTTCCTGCCGCTTCAGGCGGAGGTCTTCCCCGATCGCGAGCACTTCGGGCGGATCTTCTACAACCAGGCGCAGATGTCGGCGCTCGGCATTCCGCAGATCGCCGCCGTGATGGGCTCGTGTACGGCGGGCGGCGCGTACGTGCCCGCGATGAGCGACGAGGTGGTGATCGTCAAGGGCACCGGCACGATCTTTCTGGGCGGCCCGCCGCTGGTCAAAGCCGCCACGGGCGAGGAGGTCACTGCCGAGGAGCTGGGCGGTGCCGACGTGCATACCCGTCTGTCGGGCGTCGCCGACTACTTCGCCGAGGACGACGAGCACGCGCTGGCGCTGGTGCGGCAGATCGTCTCGACGCTCAACCGCCGCAAGCCGCAGCCGTGGACGCTGGCTGTGCCCGAAGAGCCGCGCTACGATCCGCGCGAGCTTTACGGTATCCTGCCCGCCGACACGCGCAAGCAGTACGACGTACGCGAGGTGATCGCGCGCATCGTGGACGGCTCGCGGCTGGATGAGTTCAAGGCGCGCTACGGCACGACGCTGGTCTGTGGCTTCGCGCACATCATGGGCATGCCGATCGGCATCCTCGCCAACAACGGCATCCTCTTCTCCGAGAGCGCGCTCAAGGGCACGCACTTCATCGAGCTATGCGCCAGCCGGGGCATTCCGCTGCTCTTCCTGCAAAACATTACCGGCTTTATGGTCGGCAAAGAGTACGAGAACGGCGGCATCGCCAAGGACGGCGCGAAGCTGGTGATGGCGGTTTCCAACGCGCAGGTGCCCAAGTTTACGGTGATGATCGGCGGCTCGTTCGGCGCGGGCAACTACGGCATGGCCGGGCGCGCGTTCAGCCCGCGTCTGCTGTGGATGTGGCCCAACAGCCGCATCTCGGTGATGGGCGGCACGCAGGCGGCCAACGTGCTGCTGACGGTGCGCCGCGACGGCCTGCGGGCAAAAGGCAAGGATCTATCGCCTGAGGAGCAGCAGCAGTTCATGCAGCCGATCCTCGACAAGTACGAGGCCGAGGGCAACCCGTACTACTCCACGGCGCGGCTGTGGGACGACGGCATTCTCGATCCGGTCGATACGCGCATGGCGCTGGCGCTGGGCCTGTCGATGGCGGCCAACGCGCCGCTTCTGCCGACGCAGTGGGGCGTGTTCCGCATGTAG